One window of the bacterium genome contains the following:
- a CDS encoding M12 family metallo-peptidase — MRNLIQLTIILVLTIICLPCWSSNANSGTQVLFEPDSASRSALDASERSNPMILRHRFAILKADRLLAGSEPAKTIDLPFFRDASFLSVNTKFYRRSQSSFTWIGYVPEARFSLVVLVVEGSVAEGHVNVSGRMYQIHRVTDGLYVIRELNQQHWRRHNDVPDRLQSREQSTSRDLSSFQEAASASTIDIMIVYTAARANGSINSEIHNAVATANRIFSDSQVNAQLRLVYSGQTSITESGSVDTDLQHLSNNSQIAALRDQYSADLVSMWVKDANGCGKANQVGPFSVVVEQGCVTPYDFTHEVGHCLGGNHDKYVNPGSNPFPYSHGLVHLEFIDPVCNGGWYTIMAYPDECQDKGILCCQITYFSNPNINNNGDPTGIPDEADNHRALNYEAPIAAGWKQPPSCSSSGVPSPVSPANGSTGISTTATLDWSAASNATSYRVEVATDSSFNNIVRSQSTTGTSWAITPGLATGTTYWWHVRGENSCSQSAFSQTWTFQTKQCSTPAAPALVSPANGAAGTTTAPALDWSASTGATSYYVQVAGDTSFGNVVRAQTVSGTTWTISPSLANATNYWWRVRAENSCVNGSFTQAWNFQTKSAGCTLPSVPSLISPSNGSTGISTSATLKWTSASGATSYEIQVAADSAFSNFVRSAKTSGTSWTVSPGLTPGKYYWRVRGTNSCGKSAYSSEWNFTTTCGITSQLLKNPGLESGNVKWSVKSSGIINSGVKYPARRGSWKAQLNGKGTSSTSWLYQQITIPSNACNATLSFYLQVVTAETTTTNSNDKLKVQILNRSGNLLKTLRIYSNLNKSSTYAKKSFDLSGFKGQTIRIRFYGSENGSKQTTFLIDDAVIVTKK, encoded by the coding sequence ATGAGAAACCTGATTCAGCTCACAATTATTTTGGTTCTCACGATCATTTGCCTGCCATGCTGGTCAAGTAATGCAAACTCGGGCACGCAAGTTCTGTTTGAACCGGACAGCGCTTCCCGGTCAGCTCTTGATGCTAGCGAACGAAGTAATCCCATGATACTTCGCCATCGGTTTGCTATCTTAAAGGCGGACCGGTTATTAGCCGGATCAGAGCCGGCGAAGACCATTGATCTCCCGTTTTTCAGGGATGCATCATTCCTTTCCGTCAACACGAAATTCTACCGCCGCTCACAATCCAGCTTTACCTGGATTGGATATGTCCCAGAAGCGAGATTCAGCCTGGTTGTTCTTGTCGTAGAAGGCAGTGTCGCTGAAGGTCACGTGAATGTGAGCGGTCGAATGTATCAGATCCATCGTGTTACTGACGGCCTTTATGTAATTCGCGAACTCAATCAACAACATTGGCGCAGGCATAATGACGTTCCAGACCGGTTGCAATCACGCGAGCAATCTACTTCACGCGATTTGTCGTCTTTTCAGGAAGCTGCATCCGCGTCAACGATCGACATAATGATTGTCTACACAGCTGCTCGCGCTAACGGCTCTATTAACAGCGAAATTCACAATGCAGTTGCAACCGCAAATCGAATCTTCTCTGATAGCCAGGTCAATGCACAACTTCGGCTTGTTTACTCAGGACAAACGAGCATCACTGAATCGGGTTCCGTTGACACAGATTTACAGCACCTATCAAACAACTCTCAGATAGCTGCGCTGCGAGATCAGTATAGTGCTGATCTCGTCAGCATGTGGGTCAAGGATGCAAACGGATGCGGAAAGGCAAATCAGGTCGGTCCCTTTAGCGTGGTGGTTGAGCAGGGATGCGTCACTCCTTACGATTTCACGCATGAAGTCGGCCACTGCCTCGGAGGCAATCATGACAAGTATGTGAATCCTGGTTCAAATCCATTTCCTTACAGCCATGGTCTTGTTCATCTGGAGTTCATCGATCCGGTATGCAACGGCGGGTGGTACACGATTATGGCGTATCCCGATGAATGCCAGGATAAGGGAATTTTGTGCTGCCAGATCACTTATTTTAGCAACCCGAACATTAACAACAATGGCGATCCTACTGGAATTCCTGATGAAGCGGATAATCACCGTGCTCTAAATTACGAAGCGCCTATTGCGGCCGGATGGAAACAACCGCCCAGCTGTAGTTCTTCTGGTGTTCCATCTCCAGTAAGTCCAGCGAATGGATCCACAGGTATTTCAACCACTGCAACTTTGGATTGGTCGGCCGCTTCCAACGCGACAAGTTACAGAGTCGAAGTAGCAACGGATTCTTCATTTAACAATATTGTTCGTTCGCAAAGCACCACAGGAACGTCCTGGGCAATCACCCCGGGGCTTGCGACTGGCACAACCTACTGGTGGCATGTGCGCGGCGAAAATTCCTGCTCGCAAAGCGCTTTCAGTCAGACATGGACTTTTCAGACAAAGCAGTGCAGCACTCCCGCTGCTCCTGCGCTTGTCAGTCCTGCTAATGGTGCTGCGGGTACAACAACTGCACCCGCACTCGATTGGTCGGCTTCAACGGGCGCAACCTCATATTATGTTCAAGTTGCAGGCGATACGTCATTTGGGAACGTCGTTCGTGCGCAGACTGTCAGTGGCACAACTTGGACTATTTCTCCTTCTCTTGCGAATGCAACCAACTACTGGTGGCGAGTTCGTGCAGAAAACAGTTGCGTCAACGGGAGCTTTACGCAAGCCTGGAATTTCCAAACAAAATCTGCCGGCTGTACGCTCCCATCCGTTCCTTCGCTTATCAGCCCTTCCAATGGGTCTACTGGTATCTCTACCAGTGCAACACTGAAATGGACTTCCGCTTCCGGTGCAACGTCCTACGAGATTCAAGTTGCCGCCGACTCAGCTTTTTCAAATTTCGTGAGATCTGCTAAGACATCGGGAACATCCTGGACTGTTTCGCCGGGCCTTACGCCCGGAAAATATTACTGGAGAGTGCGTGGAACGAATTCCTGCGGCAAAAGCGCCTACAGTTCCGAATGGAATTTCACAACGACATGCGGAATCACGTCACAATTGTTGAAGAATCCGGGCCTTGAAAGCGGCAACGTAAAGTGGTCCGTCAAATCATCAGGCATTATCAACAGTGGCGTGAAATATCCGGCAAGGCGCGGAAGCTGGAAGGCGCAGCTCAACGGAAAAGGGACATCCAGCACCAGCTGGCTCTATCAGCAGATCACGATCCCATCAAACGCCTGCAACGCAACCCTGAGCTTCTATTTACAAGTTGTTACAGCAGAAACAACCACCACAAATTCGAACGACAAATTGAAAGTCCAGATCCTGAACAGGTCGGGAAATCTGCTGAAAACCTTGCGTATATACAGCAACCTGAATAAATCATCCACTTATGCAAAGAAATCCTTTGACCTTTCAGGCTTCAAAGGGCAAACGATTCGCATCCGGTTTTACGGCAGCGAAAATGGCTCCAAGCAGACAACGTTCTTGATCGACGACGCGGTGATAGTGACTAAAAAATAA